From a region of the Flavobacterium sediminilitoris genome:
- the ruvA gene encoding Holliday junction branch migration protein RuvA, producing the protein MITHIQGKLVEKTPTEVIIDCNGIGYHINISLHTFSLLPDSENLKLFTFLQVKEDSQTLYGFVEKKERELFKLLISVSGIGANIARTMLSSLDPQQIIQAIASNDVPTIQSIKGIGAKTAQRVILDLKDKVLKVYDLDEVSLTFNNTNREEALSALEVLGFVRKTSEKVIDRIVKESPNATVETLIKQALKNL; encoded by the coding sequence ATGATAACTCATATCCAAGGGAAACTAGTTGAAAAAACGCCAACAGAAGTAATAATAGATTGTAATGGAATAGGGTATCATATAAATATATCATTGCATACTTTTTCGCTTTTGCCAGATAGTGAGAATTTGAAACTTTTTACTTTTTTACAAGTAAAAGAAGATTCGCAGACTTTATATGGATTTGTAGAAAAAAAGGAAAGAGAATTATTTAAGCTATTAATTTCTGTTTCTGGAATTGGAGCTAATATTGCAAGAACTATGTTGTCTTCTTTAGATCCTCAGCAAATTATACAAGCTATAGCTTCAAATGATGTTCCAACTATACAAAGTATAAAAGGAATTGGGGCAAAAACGGCTCAGAGAGTTATTTTGGATTTGAAGGATAAAGTGTTAAAAGTTTATGATTTAGATGAAGTTTCTTTAACTTTTAACAATACAAATAGAGAAGAAGCGTTATCTGCATTAGAGGTTCTAGGTTTTGTTAGAAAAACGAGTGAAAAAGTTATTGATAGAATTGTAAAAGAATCCCCAAATGCAACAGTTGAGACCTTAATAAAACAAGCATTAAAAAACTTATAA